The DNA region CCTGCCCGACCGACGCCATCGTCTTCGGCAATATCAACGACAAGGCGAGCAAGGTTGCGAAGGCCAAGGCCGAGGAGCGCGACTACCAGGTGCTGGGCGACCTGAACTACCGTCCACGCACCACCTATACGGCTGGCGTTATCAACCCGAATCCGGAGCTGGCATAAATGGCGACGAAAGTACCCATCAACGACCCCATGATCGACCCGCGGACCGGCGAGTACGCGGTCATCGCGCCGGGCCACAACTTCAAGTCGGTCACGCAGAAGATCGCGGGACTGGTGCTGACGTCGAACACCCCGCTGGGCTGGTTCTTCGGCCTCATGGTGGCGGGCGGCGTAGCGACGCTGGTGGTCATCGCGGTGACCTGGCTCTTCCTGAAGGGCGTCGGCATCTGGGGCGTCACCATGCCCGGGGCCTGGGGCTTCGCCATTATCAACTTCGTCTGGTGGATCGGTATCGGCCACGCCGGTACGCTGATCTCGGCGATTCTGCTGCTCTTCAAGCAGACGTGGCGTAACTCGATCAACCGTTTCGCCGAGGCGATGACGATCTTCGCCGTGGTCTGCGCCGGCATGTTCCCGCTGATCCACGTCGGCCGTCCGTGGCTGGGATACTGGCTCTTCCCGTACCCGAACACGATGAACGTCTGGCCGCAGTGGCGTTCGCCTCTGGCCTGGGACGTCTTCGCGGTCTCGACCTACGCGACGATCTCGGTGGTCTTCTGGTACATCGGCATGATCCCGGACTTCGGCACGCTGCGCGACCGCGCACAGCTTCCGCTGGCCAAGTACTTTTACGGCATCCTCTCACTGGGCTGGCGTGGTTCGACGCGGCACTGGATCCGCTATGAGACGGCCTCGCTGCTTCTGGCTGGTCTCTCGACGCCGCTGGTGCTCTCGGTACACACGGTCATCAGCTTCGACTTCGCCGTGGCGGCCCTGGCGGGATGGCATACGACCATCTTCCCGCCGTACTTCGTCGCCGGCGCCGTCTACTCCGGCTTTGCCATGGTGCTCACGCTGGCGATTCCGATCCGGAAGTTCTACCACATGGAAGACCTGGTGACGCTGCGTCACCTGGACAACATGGCGAAGGTCATGCTCGCGACCGGTTCGATCGTGGCGTACGGCTACGGCATGGAGGTCTTCATGAGCTGGTACTCGGCCAGCCATTGGGAGTTCTTCATGATGTG from Acidobacteriota bacterium includes:
- the nrfD gene encoding polysulfide reductase NrfD, which gives rise to MATKVPINDPMIDPRTGEYAVIAPGHNFKSVTQKIAGLVLTSNTPLGWFFGLMVAGGVATLVVIAVTWLFLKGVGIWGVTMPGAWGFAIINFVWWIGIGHAGTLISAILLLFKQTWRNSINRFAEAMTIFAVVCAGMFPLIHVGRPWLGYWLFPYPNTMNVWPQWRSPLAWDVFAVSTYATISVVFWYIGMIPDFGTLRDRAQLPLAKYFYGILSLGWRGSTRHWIRYETASLLLAGLSTPLVLSVHTVISFDFAVAALAGWHTTIFPPYFVAGAVYSGFAMVLTLAIPIRKFYHMEDLVTLRHLDNMAKVMLATGSIVAYGYGMEVFMSWYSASHWEFFMMWNRMFGPMWWGYWMLILTNIAIPLTTLWSRKLRVNVGYLFVLSFIVNIGMWFERFVIVVTSLYRDYLPSSWGTYVATKWDYMLFIGTWGLFTTLFLLFVRFLPMIPMSEIRMMLPQTKITRRGPDAETVIEETT